Genomic window (Carassius carassius chromosome 36, fCarCar2.1, whole genome shotgun sequence):
atttgcatgctcttggccattctttgcccaagactcaaactctgctCGTATGCACTCGGTCCCTTTGGTACTGAGGCGATACGAACACGGGATGATCAGGCTAGGCCAGACGTAACCTCATTGAGCTTATTCTGCTCCTAGTTGCTATTGTCATATCTTGGTATCAAAGATCAAGTATGATTGCGTTGGTCGTCCCCCCTTCTTAGCATGGCGTGATTGAACTGGgttcccataagcgtcttcgacgcagtacgagtgaagtattgaaagggaacgtactcagttactaacgtaacctcggttccctgaaatacgggaatGAGTACTGCATTCCTTGCCAAGGCTGCACGACTCAGTCGTCGCTTCAGTCAaagtaacctgaattcctgtggcgaagcggccaatatatagccagattccccgcccattttggcgggctttggcgggcttcactgccataggttcgtgcagcaccactgccgagccattggtttattttaataacactgcacgaaccaatggccatgcagtttcactgcgtgattgaataaggcttcagttcaggagaaattttttttttttttttgagtttttcccataagcgtcttcAACGCAGTACTTGTTCCCGTATTTCAgtgaaccgaggttacattagtaactgagtacattttcaggatttcttgAAGCTTAACTCCTCCAGGACCGGAATTTTCTAACATGCTCATAAAAATATTCTTCTTTAGACCTGCTCTGTAACATCTTGCACACTGACCTTACTTTCTTTTTCCATCCTAGTTGAAAATCCCAGAGTTGCAGGATCACTGTTTTGAGGATGTACAAGCTCCCAGCTTCTCATCTCATTCCTTGAACTTCATTGGCCCTCTGCTTTACGGTGTCATCACATTCACATTAGCATTTATTCTCATTGCTCAGAACACTTCTTAACTGATAAACTATGATGCTGTTGCAACCCCGCTGCATGGTATCAATGTTTTGCAATCTTGGTTATGTATACAAGATTAGCCACCATGTTTTCGACCATAAGTGCTACATTTGCAGATATTTGACACAAATGAGATATTTGGGAAGACGACTACATTCCAAAAGAGATCCTGTTTCCTGTTTCCTAAAAATGACACAGATACctagtttctttttttctccattactAGTCTTTTAATCTCTCTTATACACCTGTAATAAATGCGAATGTAATCTGATTGTTTATATATCTGAAATAAAGTAGAACTGCTAGGTAAGATATCAACTGGACGGATATCAACACAGCTTGTTCTCCACTGCCCGATTTCCAAACAATCGCCATTGGACATTTTCTACCGAGTTTAGCGAAGCACATTGAACAGCAGTGAATTTCAGTATACATTTAGCCCTTGAAATCAAAGCTGCATCTAtggcacaaaacacacacacaatctaatgAACCCACATGATCCGCACTGCAAGAACAGATGGATCCTAGCTGAGCAACCACTCAACGAACTGTTGCTTAAAGTTAAAGTGGATGCTGATGGAGGCAGTCTTTCTTTCTGTCATACAGGGTTTGAGATCCGGGTCTGGTGTGGTGTGCTCAGAGCACTTTGATAAAGTTCTTCCAGTAGAGCTGGTGTATTTGTTCTTCCTTTTGTATTTAGGATTCAGGGATTTGTTCTTTTTATCGCAAAAGGAAGTCTCTTGAAAAAGCTCTGTTTGATGCTTGTGCTTAACTTCTATTCAAACTCAATGGAAGCGTGTTGCTGGAGAGAGAGCGTTCAATAATCAGTGTTGACGTGTTTATCTACTGATGTCTTTTTAAGATGCTCTGTTTGCTTGATCAGTCTCACTGCGACGGTCAACCAATGCACATTCATATTAACGCGAACAATCAAAGTTATTTAAAAACGAGAAAGCGGACATTGCTGCTAACTCTATATAGTGATGCTCAAAAAGATTTGAACTTGTTGATATTGTATTCAGACTATTGCTGGTGAATATCTGTTATCTGCAGAGTGACTGCTATTCAGATCGATCTCTTGTCTTATCTAAACATGTAAGGTATATTGTTGTAAGGTATATTAAAACGTGTTTTGCATCTTATATGCACAGATTAATAATGCGTGTTCAGATTTAGGCTACTAAACCAGTTACATTTCTATTAGTAAAACTGTATAAGCTTAGTCAGATTTGTCAAATATAttgcttcttgttttattttgtaaagcaAGAATGTTAACGTGATGAttgtatgcatgttttttttttgttgtacgATTAATTTTATCAAACTTTTTGCCTTGGCTGTATAAAAGCTGCTCGTCATCTGGTTGACTCGTGTGATCACTGCCGTCAACAGACAACCAACTGTAAACTTTACCATTCTTTTTATGGTTCTATTTCAACACTTTCAGGCTACTTGTGGCACATTTGACAAAGATCCGTTCTTAATATTGAATTTATATTCAATCTTCATTACAGAACCAAAGTTTTCCTCATTATTGACCTCATTAGGAAGACATTTAGActtgaaagaaataaaatgcatggGAAAATTTTCTATGTCTTCTAGTAATGTGGTTCATTGTAAACGGCTACTGAAAGAGAGTTGCTTTGTGGCCTGTTTTTGTCTTCTTTATTGTTTCAGCACAGTTTATGAAAGGCCTAACAGCATCTTTTGATAGTTTTTGACGTATGTGTTTCTGTTGAGGcatgctgtttttattgtcaAAAAGTGGGTGGGTATGATATCGTTTTCGGAGTAAAATGTACTTTTTGCAGTTTGGCTCTAATGCAACCGGGCTTATAAATAAAAGTGCTTTACGAAGTGTTGTAGTTGTCATTGTGTATTTGTTGCCAATGATCTTAGAAGCTCTGTTGGTGACCAGTTTTGAGAAGTGCATGTTattattgaagtcaatgggaaaTGGGGTTTTGCTAGTAATTTTCTAAACTTTGAACCAATTGCTTCACAAAACGATTAACTTTTTCAAAGTATTCTAAATGCCACATGCTGGTGAGGTCTGCTGGTAAATGATGTAAAAGCAATGAAAAGTAAgctcaaacatgcataaaaacactttttacaTCAGGCAAATGTTTTGTGTAAATCTATTCATTGCAATTAAATAAGTACTCTCTGGTACTGGTGAGAGGTAGTCGAAAATGACCAATCTCTAAATGAATGTACTACATTTTAGTTTAATAAtgtcttttaattaatattttctatttttggaaTAGTTATAATGCATGCATTATCTTTTAATCACTTTTTGAGCATTGACCCAAGAATGAAACTTCCAAATTTTAATTCTTGCATGCTATTTAGTACAGACTTAAGTTTGGTCACTTTTTAAAGAAGCCACTTCACAGAttattgctaaaataaaatagaaaataccaaaaatgaataaataaataaataaaggataaTAAATATGAAGAATGCACTAAAAtactattaaattttaaatgttttaatgttaaatatattttcctaAACATGTTTTAGTCTAAAATCACGTGACAATCAAAGCCATAATTTAAGTTAGTTGTGTTTCAAATTTAGGGTTGATATCATGAAAAGTTAGctttcagtaagattttgtttggGTGCAGTACACAATATTTCCTCTAGATGAAATTTGTTTCCTGTTGttgaaaaacattattataaataaattaataaacatgcaGTATACAATGATGTGGGGTGCCTAATATTTTCAAAAGACTGTAACACCTGTAACACAAAACATCATATATACTGTAGGTTTAAGGTGCGAGTCTGAGGAGGCAAGAAAATTGTGTTTCCAAACCAAGGAAAAgtggaaagtaatgggagttatgagatcagggtgtttttagaccatgatacctgattggctgacgtcaTAGTGACAGTAGGTTAAGGGGAGGGGCTATATCTCCAGTCCATTGCCTACTGCCCTGAAAGTAGCATGCATTGTCTCATACTGGTGCATACTGTCGGTATAATGCTTAATGTGTTGCAAAATGTACCCAATTGTGCTCAAGCCCCAACAATTTCTGCCAATAGCTACATTTCATCTTCTTTCCCCCCCCGGACTGAAGTCTGACAGCCTATGGAACCCAATGGAGGATAGTTATGAAATGAAGCACATAATTAATTTGGAGCGTCTCTATAACTCAAACTCAACAAATTAAATTTGTTGATAGTAGTAGTCAGATTGAGATCTATGTGACAAACCTCCACTTTCCTAAGTGCTATGGGTTCTTTGGTGTCTCAAGGAAGACACGTGTTAGGAAACGTATCTTTGCTTATCTTAATTACTTGGTCTAAAATCTCTTTTTAATAGAACTGTATtagtgttcatatatatatatatacacacacaccaataattaaacattttaactgtGGTGGCTTAAATGTTATTACACATGTCAGGAACGCATTTACATCAAAAAGGCttttacttttgttgttttgAGCTATGGATAATGTATGCATGTGATACTGGCTACAACAGTTggatgttagatttttttttgcctatTTTATTGCACATCACAATGGAAAGCTTTTTCAAGATAACATGCCAGGACAGCCAATTAGATATATAATAccagattatatatatttataatctgtGCAACTGGCTAAAATAATTCATAATCACCCCTtttaaaagcagaattttatatacagtagtaACACCTCAtacctacattttttttacatttttgatgaatTAAGGAAGATTTTTTCCCAGCACTGATctacaaaaaaagtaatattagaTGATGTAGATGGGAATGAGAACATTTTTAAAGAAGGATAATACAAAACTCTACACAAGTAAACTCAAATCACTTTGGCAACTTCTATAATGCAGCGTGGGTTTTCAAAGGAATGGACATCGTAGATCCTCATGAGCCTGGATCAGTGCAGGTGTTTTGTTCTGGGTTCAGGCTCCGAGCTTCAGCGATGAGACGCTTGACTCCAACCATCCACTGACTGACTTCAGCAACATGGTCCACCATCAGGCCTCTGTGGATCTCATCCGCTGCATCCCAATTTTTTCTTTTCAGGTCTGAAACAAAGCACATCTGGCTTATTTTTCTCTCCCCATTGGCCTAGGTATCTGGATTATAGGTAATAATgtagtaaataatgttcagtttcttgcacagattgtttcgcttcataagaccacAAAAAATATCATCAGGAGCCATGTGTATTGTTTCTTTCGTGCCTGCATAGACTTCTTTTCAAAAAGCATAATATAAAGCAGTTTCAGCTAAACATCTTCTAACTGTTTttctgaacaacaacaacaaaaatcacctacatcttgaatgaCAACTATATAAATGGCACATTTTTACTTTTGGTTGACCTCTCCGTTCAAGAGCCTTCTAGGATCTGACAAACAGTCAGGCAGGACAGATCGCTGAGAGTAACATGACTCTAAAATGCTTCTCATGTGACCTGTTCTTGAGAGGCTCAGATTTCCTGATAGCATACATCAGTCACGTCACTGTCACgttgtgtttttaaaacaaaaagatgtgCTTCACATGATGTGTGTCACTTGCATGTTGATATCAAGCAAACTGAAGAAGTTCCATAAAgttttgtgcatgcatgcatttatgtgcTGATTAAAAATCATATGGTTATTTTCCTTTCATGCTGAACATAACTGGCTAAACCTTAAGGGGTCAGGAAATGCAGAATCAGATTAAAGTTGTGTAAAAATGATCATTTTCACCGTCAGTTTAAAGGGGCTTTTCCTCTTGCCGATACTCAAGATGGCAAACGCTGTGACTTTCATGCTTAGTGGCAACACTTATATTCTGCTCTGATGTATAGTTTTGACATACAATCTCCTTTAGACAGAACCAGTGCGTGTGAAAGTGAACAACACTCTGAAAACTGAAAACGACTCACCTTGGGACAATCTATGCATCCTACGTTTAACCAAAGGAGAAAGTTTTCCACCTTTCCACATGTCCTCAAAAAGCTTCAGACGTCTTTCCACATCATCACAAATCTGTTTCTGAAAAACGATGACACACAAGGTGACAACAGGAACATAAATGTCCATTTCTCCACTCtgacaagtaaaaataaatagaatggcaagaaaaaaaagctctaaaaactacatttttataaAGTTTGGCCCTATTATAAGGTGTGagaattatttgcatgttttttatgttatgtggTTGAATCCATTAGCTCTATTTAGTGTTACATATTATCTATTAcagtttttgttaatgttttgatttacattaatttttttgttttctgcttctgttaaatatagttaaaatcTTATAAAATCTattgtgtgattttatttatttttgagttgttttttttttatggaagcccgtttccgccactgaataaagaataaaaaaaggtgATTGCgactttatttcacaattctgactttttttttctcataactgTGTgacataaactcacaattctaagAATATATCAGTCTTTTTCTCCTCTTCAAAATTACACTTTAACTCGCAGTTCTGACTCTATTTCTCAaaactgcgagtttatatctcacaattctgtgaaaaaaagtctgaattgtgagaaaaattacctttttttttatccagttgTGGAAACGGGCTtcaatagtttttaaataaatcttattttatatctatttttttttcagtacatcaacttaaattaaataaaagtgaaaaatgttgcattgtcaacttgttttttttttgtttgtttgttttattttacttcaattaacatttattttatttcaagtgaaaAGTTTTTTAAGGTTTCAGGTTTAGTAAAATTATAACAACCCTGGTTCCATTTATTCTCAATAAAATCCTAAAATTGGTAGTTTTCTCCTTATTTTGAAACTATGCTAACCATAAATCTTTCCTGCTTGTTTCATGTCATTATGTCTGTTTCCCACTGGCTGAACCTTACAGGCTCttgaactattttcaacattgacctTACCTTTACAGTATGTCTGCATGCGTTCAGCGCTCCATAAAGTGGTTCTTGCACATCCTCAATGGACAGCTCTGTCTCCAGCTCTGCCTCAATCTTCCCATCGGAGGGAGTTTTGGGACATACGGAGGGCGGGGTGCTGCTGTCCATTGGAGGAGGGTTCATTCCCCGGGGCGGCGTTGGCATCGCCACTGCTGGGGATGGCACCTCTGATCCAGAACCTACAGCGGGAAAATCAACCATTTAGAATTCATTTTGTGTTCGTATCAATTTGTGTTAAAGTGCTGTTACGTCACAGATGCAATACACataaattttatatttctttgcatgatttaatatttaatatgcattttctttacagatgctaaaaaaaattcaaattcaaaatacaACCATAAGGAGGTCAGATTATATGCTCCGACTTCTCCAGAGCTTAAATGGTCATACGCTTAAACATTTCAGAAGAAAAATTTCCTAGGATgtcaattatacaataacaacacTTAGTAAAGCAGGGAAAATTTAAAACCTGGTGGTTCTGCAATACAAATGAATAGaggtaatcttaaaaaaaaaaaaaaaacctttatgatGAATTAGATTAATTTCTCAATCAATTCAAAGGCTTTGAAAATACGTTCCGTACAGTCTGCCAAAAATGCATGTACTGTAAAGAGATGAATCAAGATAGACGTTGATAACATTGAACAGTGGGATGAGCTTGACCTGTGAACTGGGGCGCGTGCACCCTCTTATTGAGAATATTTCGCTTCGGTCCCCCTGAATCCTTCTGCGAGCCGTATGAAAACTGCGGCGGGTCGTTCCACCCGTGCTCCTGATTACCTGTGCAGAAAATAACATCATGAGTGAACGCGGATCTGTGCGTACAGTACCTAGCAATCTACGTCTTTTAAAGGTGTGCAAGGTGATTATAAGGTGTTGCATCCATTGGTTATTTCTCTTCATTTTTCACATAAAGACAAAGCCAAAGCCCAAACACAGTGACACAAAGGTTTGACTGTAGACAATTGTAGACAACAGAGTGAAAATGTGATACTGGTCCTAAACACATTTATGCTTCCAACTGGTAAGCAGCGGCTAGCCCATAGAGGGCGCTGACCTCTctgtcagattttatttttatttaattttttatttaataataataagcttttaataatctctcattttgaaaaataatctgtGTTAATGACATGCTATTAATGGTTTTACTTTAGAATGTGTTTAGAACTCTCCAGAATGATATTTGCATTCCCTTCATGTTGGTTTAGTAGTAGCCAATAGGCTGTCTTCCCTGGGCTCCAGTTCGCTCAGCCCTACAGTGCTGGAATTTAAGCCAATGGTTCCCCTGTTGCTACgcaaaaaagtttatattttgcCAATCATCATCGTCGAATTTTATGGTTTGGGGGCTCTGAAAATTTCGCCCGTAGTACCAAGATTAGAGCAGTGCACCTGCTGCAGCACGGGATATTTACCTCAGAGGAGTGCGAGTGCAGTATGGAGGCGCCGACGACGTCGAGTAGCATTAATTTAGTCGTGGGAGTTGAGCTAGCCCCAAATTCAGTTAAATCTCTACACCTGTATCCCTTTGAAAGAACAACATTAGCGGAAAAACTAATTGTAAAAGAACTCGTACCAGACAAGCCAGAAGTGAACATAACCCAACAGGCGCGAGAAAAGGAGAAAACCTACAAGAGATCCTTTTCCCGAGGTTGGTTCAATCGAAAGCTTTGGCTTACTAGCTGTGGTTACGCCAATGCAATC
Coding sequences:
- the LOC132117511 gene encoding steroid receptor RNA activator 1-like; translation: MSDRFVKPGNQEHGWNDPPQFSYGSQKDSGGPKRNILNKRVHAPQFTGSGSEVPSPAVAMPTPPRGMNPPPMDSSTPPSVCPKTPSDGKIEAELETELSIEDVQEPLYGALNACRHTVKKQICDDVERRLKLFEDMWKGGKLSPLVKRRMHRLSQDLKRKNWDAADEIHRGLMVDHVAEVSQWMVGVKRLIAEARSLNPEQNTCTDPGS